Below is a window of Ornithodoros turicata isolate Travis chromosome 7, ASM3712646v1, whole genome shotgun sequence DNA.
ATGACGCACGCTTGAATATAAGGAACCACAAAACCTCCGCTGGACCCCTTAGATGACTAATATCCCAATGCAGGACGCCATCGCCACCATCATTATCACTTCGACCTGTACATTCGTTACAAAGAGGCCGACAAGGGGGCAACACTATCCACCCATCTATCCATTCTAATCGGGACCGCGGTTATTGTTTCAGATTGTTTCACAAAGTGCTGAACTCTCTCTCATTTTAATTTCCCGTATTCTTGCCGCAGTTTACGCGACATGTCGTGTGGCATGACAAAAACACATGACACGAGACCACAGTCGATTAGTACGCTTTAGTACTCGCGCTCTCTCTGCACGGCTATTGCGAACTGACTCAGCATTCAGGGTAAAAACAGTTCCGCGTACCACCTTCCAAATTTCAATACAGAACTGTTGAACTGTTATTTAGTTACGGCTGTAATAGGTGTAGTAATAGTGTTcctctacgcttcgtaattctatttacaagttcttgttcaatacttctccttcgtAACGGGTGCAGCGTTTACAGGCGACTAGACGTACCGCCATcgagatacctctatccatcgctACGTCATTTGAAgtattgtagcacccaatcgacgccaacgcggaggtacacacaACGTCGTCTGCCCTAGTCTGTAGGAGAGCAGTGTAGAAGCAGCGAGAAAAAGTGACGAACTTACTCAGGTTGGTAATGTGGCCTAAAATGCTGGACAGAAAATGTGGGACCGTGCAAATACTTCTGCGCGTCATTCGTCCACAAAGCATGCGggcacttttctttctttctgcagaTGCTTTTTGGGATAAACCCTAAAATATGAAGATAAGTGCTCACGTTGAAAAACAGTGACGTACCGAACGATCTTGAAACCGAGCCGAGGTAACCGCGATCGCAGTGGTGTcccagccaacaagttaaaatcgccgtttggtgccgacacagtcggcgggccaGCTTTgtagagttcatagctcctttaacgCGAAAAAGACTGCCGCGCTCGGCTACCTACAAGGGGCTCGGGTAAGAAGGAACTAAGCACTGCAGTTAAGTGCATTTATTTCCATAATGGGCTTTGATCTATAATATATGCATGTAGGTCCCAAGTCAGTTTCTTTCCTCGTGGAAGGTTTTCAATACCGTTCATATTTACTATACGCCGCTAACGGCAGCATTACAACGACAGCCATGTTTCATGTGATTTCCAAATCGTCGCTCTGCGTAACATTAGTCGCGGTGCGCACAGACACTGCTTGCGACATTGTGGTATGTATAGAGGACGCCCCGATCGAACGTCTGCGATTGGCTTCTTCCATAGTTGCCTGAAAGGTGTTCTTTGTGACGCTTGTGAGCATCTGAAAGAACTTCTCCCAACCGTTAATGGCGTCCAAGCTCATCATGTCACCAACTTTCTGATGGAGCGTCCACTTTATCACCTGCGTGAAATTCACGAACTGCTTCGGAAAGACTCCTCTGTGTCGCGCGTGGATGTAGGCGTTCTTGCGCATCAGGCCTTCCAGAAGCGTGccatcgtctaaataatgaatcatGGCAGTCAACTGGTACTCCACGGTTATCGCGTGGGCGACCAGCTGTGGTTGCGCAGATAATCCTGAAGACGGCACTTCGTCGAAGTCTCGGAATAATGACTTGTATTCTGGGTGCCTCGTGAACAACTCGATGAACAGAGTGACGCTGTTGTTGGTGTCCTTGCAGAAGCGAGCCCAGGTGGCCTGCACTGCCTTCCGCTCTCTCAGGGTCATTTTCGTGCGGCGGTCTCTGGGGTTGTGGTTGCTGAGCCGTCCCAAGATGCCGCCCATGGAAACGAATAGGCAGCTCGCTGAGACTATACGGCAAAGCAGTGGGGTGATGGTTCCCGGTTGTCTTGCTGCGGTATAAGTCGGCGCAAGCAGGAACGAGATCCTGCCGAAAGTACACTAAGAATGCAGGACACACATGCTTTTATACACCACACTTAAGATGAGTGAAACTTTACCTGCTCTGGTAGAATTGTGTTCCAGAAGAACGAGGGGACTACCCAGATGGGGAATGGACGGGGGAATGCAAGGACAGTCGATAGAACGTCTTGCTTGATGATGTCACCAGGGGTGgccgcttcttcttcttccaccactaggaataGTGGCCACTAGCCACCCAGGGCGATTGCCCAGGGTTTCGTGCAGAGTAATCTCTAAAGACTCATCAGACCCACGGCTATGATGAGCTATGTATGGTGGTATGTATGGTGGTGGTATGGTGGTATGTGAGCTATGTATGTATGGTGAGTATGGTGAGCTATGGGTAGCTaaccttctagctcaccataccacGGCTTCACACGCGGGACAAGGAGGATGGTAGGATCGCACGATAGTAGAAGGAAGCCATAGCAGAGGGAAGGAAGGAAGCGGAAAGTGCAAGATGTTTCAGAAGCGGCCGCAGATGGTAAGAAAGGCGGCGGCTCTCGACGCTATTTCAAACCGCCATTTCTCGGTGTGGGAGGCTCCAAATGACAGGATGGCGCTTAGGGAGAAGGGAACCCCCTGTCTAGCCAGCGGCTGGGCAAGGTAGCTAAGGCGGGAGCGGTCGTAGAGGGGGCAGTGCAGGAGAAAGGGCTCCACAGTTTCCTCTTGACCGCAGTGGACGCACGCAGGGGAGCGGCTGACACCCGCGCGGTGCAGATAAAAGTTCAGTGGAACGGCTAGACAGCGCAGCCGAGTCAGCAAAACTTCAACATGACGGGAGACGCAGCGGTCAGCCTGCCAAGCGTGGGAAATGTGGGCGTACCGGGCTGGCAGTGAGCGGAGAGCGGTCAGCTCCAGCAGCCTTCTATACCTGGCCCGCGTTCTTCGACTTTACCCTTGTGACGTGACAACGGTGATTCGTAATGATAGTTGCCTAggtatttatttacttttgtttTTGGAAATACAGAGATCACCCGGGAACTGAACGACACACTTCACAACGCATAGGATAATAAAAAATTCCGGTTCACAATGCTGAATGACACGAGATATCGAGGCATATTTCATATTCAAGAAGAAGATGACCAACGCGGATAAGCGCCATCTAACACCATCACCTGCCCTATACTATATACCtgccctggccaatcgccctttgTGGCTAGCGGCCACTGCCCTCCTGGCAAGAAGAAGAAGCGCCATCCCGCTCGaggagcaacaacaataacaacaacgtCTGTATCGCcgccccattccattccatagTACCCTTCTTCAGACTGTCAGCATACCTCTGTGTGGAATTCCTAGTACACCATCTTAGAGTAGTGTTTTCAAACGGGAAAAACACCTATGGAGGACGGGGACCTTCCGCTTTCTCCTGAGGAGGCAGAGGACTTCTGGGATGCCATAGAGGAAGTCCTTTGGAACGTTGTGTCCTTAATAATCGCCGTCACCTGCTGTATGTCACTGGTCGCAACCATCGTGTACGCTACACCCCCTGTCGAAGTCAATGAAGCCGAGCCACCACCTCAACTACAATACACGCCCTTCCCAGAGTCTAACGTCACCCAGAGCCAACGTACTATCAATTCTTTCAGCAATGCTTTCCTCTTCATCGGCGTAGTCGCAATGATGACCTGCATTATGGTGGCCCTCTTCTACTACCAGTGCTACGCTATTATGTGCATTTGGGTTATGCTCGGGTCCTGCTTCATCCTGCTAATGTCTTCAATAATTTTTATTTGGTCAGTCTTCAAGTACTTCAACGTGCCCATTGACATCATCACAACTGCTTTTGTTATCTGGAACTTTGTGGCTACAGGGCTAATCGTTATCCATCGCAAGGGCCCGCTCGTGCTCCAGCAGGCGTATTTGATAGTTGAGTCAGCATTTATGGCTATCCTACTCTTATCAGCAGTACCACCTGCAACGCTGTGGATCATTCTCGCCATTATTCCTATCTGGGACATGGTTGCCGTGCTCTGTGCTGCTGGGCCGCTGAAGATCCTGGTTGAGACAGCgaaggaaaggaaggaaggTCTGCAACCTGGTCTAGTCTTCGCTACGCTCGTCATGACTGTTATCACGAGCGTGAGGAGAGTCCCCGGAGGTAGCAGAAGGACATCTCTACCAGCGTCATCAAAGCAACCACCGCCATCAAGGCAACCACCGCTTCCTCCTATGTATTACCCTGAAGTGCATGCTATGCAACAGCCAATGCAATTGGTTCAGCCACAATGGGAGCTGGGTTCACCGCGGAGGGAGGAGAAGCCACAACGCTTGCCAGTTCCAACTGCTAAGCATCGGGAAGTTGTAGATGAGGACGACGATGAGGAAGAGTCTGAGAGCGAGGGAGAAAGTGAGGGAATCAAAATGGGGTTGGGGGACTTCGTCTTTTACAGCGTGCTTGTAGGCAAGGTTGCTCTCGGTGGTGACCTGGTTATAATAGCTACTTGCATGGTTGCCGTAATTATGGGCATGTGCTTAACACTCATGATGCTGGTTGTAGTTCAGAAAGCTCTTCCAGCGCTGCCTTTCTCTTTAGGTTTAGGTCTTATCTTCGCCAGTTTTTCCGACGCGATATATAATTTTAACGTAGATCTTGTGGAATGGCAAGTTCACGTTTGACAGCCGTATACTTAGGTGCGTAGCAATAAACTTTACAAGAACCCCTCTTGAAAGTGATTCTGATGCTGCTTAAAGAATGTTCACTGCGTGCAATTCACGCACAACTTGCAATCGTGCAAGGTGCAATGGATCGATCAATGGCTAAAAGCATATGTTGAGGCTCCAAAACAGCATTGGTGTTACGACATGGAAGGGGAGAACGCCTTTGGTTCTCAGCAGGACATGTGGCTACTGCTTTTCACCAGCATTGTAGATTTGTTGTTGCCCTTACATATTTGATGGATCTACTAGTGAGCGGCCATGCATTCACTCAAATAACCCTCTTTCCAGAGTCTCATGCACATTCATGGTGTCGCCACTCACCGAACAATATCAAAAGACGACGCCACTTGCAGGTCTGGTTCGTATGCAACTAGAGTTTGTATGCATTTCAAACGAGAACAGCCCATAAACTATTGGCAAAATTAGTTTTTTCCGTGGCCTCGTAAAAAGGTCACTGCGCTCGCTTGACAACGAACGCTGGTAGGCAAGGTTTGAAAGGCTTCCCCGACATGCTATACTATGTACATGGTTTTGCTTGgcgttctcgaggtagcaccgatgctacctcgagattttggaggaatgcacggaggaattcctcAACTCGAGGggcgtttcgagtcaaggtcgatttatgaagcgcaaaaccgccctcgaggagcagctcgagtcgagtttcgagtcgaagctcgttcaagaatacggcggtaagACTAAGACTATAAGACACTATCGGGGCAGCCCTTTCGGAAGGAATCCAAGCGAAGGACCATCCAAGTTGAGATCATCCTTCTAGAATGCCGACGTGATACATGCTAACTGGTCGACTGCATGAAGATGGCTTGGCTGGTTGCCTTGCTGGCTTGGCAGAGAGCAAAGCGATGAATCGGCGATGGGATTATCCGCGTCACGTGCTCGATCACATCGTCGTTCCACGCGGTCGAGATTTCTTCGTTTGGCTTTCTCGGAAGATATCACAGTGCTTGTGTCGTGTCGTCCTTTCTACCGTTCTCTTAGCCCAAGCTCATGGTGTTTGGTTAAATTAATTTGatccaccagcttgcttgcaatTTTATCAGTTGCGCTAGCGTAAGAGCCTGACCGCTACAATGGCTAGGAGGGTACCAGCGCAATCGTGTGGGCGCAGGCCTTGCCTTGTTGGTGTGGGAAGGTTTTACCGCAGAAGCTCCCTGTACATGAAATGCTACACGCTGCAGTTGAGTACTTGCAAGGGAATTTATTGTTCCAAAACTATAATTCGTGAAGAAAGAGCAATTTTAATCAGTTACACACGCGGTTGCGCCGCTGTTCCAACGGTGCATGAGACGCTGCTCCCACATGTACAAGAGGAACAGAAACCATTTACTGTTATTCAGACTTATGCAACTGACTGAAGGAGATTAGTGTGGGCTGCACTAATCTCCTCCACCTACGAGGCTACCCATCGACTTCATTTGCCTTCTCGCAGcctggaaagaaagaaaatcaaaATTAAAGAGCTTCATGAAACATAAGGACTCTTTAACCATTTCCAATAAGCCACGAAGCAAAGCGGCGGCATCCGAATGTCTATCTGGATGTCAGAAGTTAAAGACAGGAACACGAAACAATAGAAATCAAGTAGGTTAAAAAGGAGCAAGAAAGCGACATTTAACAGCGTTTCAAACTATGCTTCATGTACCTAGCAGTCTATCGGGAACTACCATGCACAATATTTTCGCCGTACGGTGTCTTGTCACGCGCAATtaatgttcctttctctttattttgcttTAGTTTATGGGGGCTCTCGTGCCTGGAGAGGTTCGCGGGACGTAGAAGTTACTTGTGCGATTTTTAATCAAATatttattataataattatGTCAAGTAACGATTAATAACAACTTCGATTAACAAAATTATATTATCGAAATTCAGGTAACTTCATGAATTTAGCCCTATACAGTGATCCGTGACGCCAAAACATTGCATATGAGCCACATAAGACATCGGAAAggcgtaaaaaaaaatatatataataaaagaaaaagagagagagaaagagagaaaaaaaaaatatatataattgtaaggtgccaacgaggaggacgagagggtggggtcacgaggaagaaagaagaggacacagttttggactattgggttccttcgagaaggaacgttacaataataaaagaaaaagagagagacaaagagagaaaaagagagaagagtTGTTTTTCTATAATCGAACTCAAActcaaaaaaaagagagacccCTCAAACGTCCGACTGTCCCCGTTGGTATTGCACCTTCATGAAAAGCGCTAAATACACAAGGGCATACAGAAAAGGTTGTATACGTGTGTGTCAGTAAACAAATCGTTGCGAGTGTGCTCACTGCATGTGTGTGTTGTCTGTCTTTGTGCTGAGCGCTTTAAAGCACGTCTATAAAAAGCAGCAATGAGCGGTGCGACGTGATTTTGGAGGCCCGGCCTGATCTTCTGGGCTGACGTAACATGCATCACCGTAGCGAGCAGCCAGCAGCTCTCACTTGTCACTGAAAATTCGTCCTCTAAAGCGCGGCGGGGCATTACTTGCTGCAGACTCTCCACGTCACTCATTCACTTTTGAGCGCTCCGAATGAGGGGAAGGGTTCAGAGAGGAACAGCGCAGTAAAGACTTCGCCCGACCGCGCTCGTTGTGAACCAGAATCATCGCTCTTCGGCAGGCGCACATGTTACCTGTTGTGCAATACCctgcagcgaaaaaaaaaaaaaaaaaaaggaagtggtGGGAGATGTGTAAAGGTAAAATACGCGAAGAGGTTGATCGTAGTTATGAGGACATGCCACTCCGCATTAATTTGTTGTGGCAGGCAATCGAGCATTGAAACGCATGTGTAACTGGGACACCGGTGATGTTAAGGTTGACTCAATCCTTAAGTGTTCCTATAGTTTCATATCTTCGCATTGTATTTGTATCGGTTTTGTTTACTGTGTCTACTGCTCGGGGCCCCTTTTCAAGCTCTGCTACAGGGCCTCCTTTGCTAAGTGTCGCAATtttttggcaaataaataaaagtaaataaaaCTCAACTCAATAAACAAGTTGAGTCAAAGACAAGAAGCTCATCCTGTGTACGTCGGGAATCGCATTAACGCTTCTGTGGGAAAACGTTAAGCTGCAGGATTGTTCCACGGGACCACAGAAGAACTTTAATTTTTAGTGAATTACGGTGGTGAACCTTGGTAAAGCTATGGGAGTTTATGGACGGACATCCCGTGCTCCCAAGAGAGTGCTTCCCAGAGTCGTGCGAAAATGGCAAGGGAACGGAGAGTTCTGGTCGTTGCGCAAAAGTAACGAATATTGTGTGGACATTGGGGTCTCTATACGTATAGGGAACCTATGTATAGAAAACCATAGCAATGTTGATTTGCATCTGGAACAACGAGAAAGGAAAATTTCTGCTGACATATCGTGCAGTTTCGAAAGTACTGTTATCTCCAGTGTGAATACGGAGTTGGCTGAAGTAGCATATAGTGTTAGCCGAGTAGTCCTACGAGAAGCTGTGctctatctttctttttttagttctGCCACCTCGGTTTGTGCAACTTTCAGTATCGTATTGTCCCCTGCCGTGTTCGCTTTAAGGTCTTCAACAACGGAAAGACGGGAGAAAAAGGAAATGGAGCAAACGACTAAATGACTAAACATAAAAGTCAAGATTGTAAACTAACCTTCCTGGCAGCTTTTCTGTACGCGTATAAAACAGGACAGAAAAAAGAATGATCTGTTAGAACGCTCAGAAAATGAATTTGAACGAAACGAAACAGTTTCTTTGCTGTATATTGGCAAACCAACAATTAATTGACTCTTTCTTTCTGCTCTCCCTAACATaaagggacaaaaaaaaaaaaaaactgcacaaCATAAACAAACAACCCATCCGCGAAGTCGCAATATTAGGTTATTGGAAATAAGACATCGTAGACAACGCTTCTCGAAAACTTAACATGTCGTGCTGTAATGTCAGCACTCAAAATATATCTCTTACTGGCGCGTTTtctttactatttttttttatgcgtcAGCATGTCAGGACGCTATATCTGTCTCCTGAGATAGATCCTGAGCATATGCAAGGGGCGCTGATGCATTTCTTCGTCGAGAACAGCGTTGTACCCGCTACCGAACTCGTATAATTTATTTTCATTCACTCTGCGAGAATGCAGAATAAGATGCACAACAACTTGGAGATCAGCCAATATAATTTATCAGGTGTTGTCATTGATGATCGTTTTATCCTTATTTTGCAATCCTGTGGAttgaataactttttttttgcattcccAAAAAAGTTGAAAGGACCAACATAGTCCCTATACAAGTCCCTAATATCCCCAAATGCTAAGCTACAGACGGAAAAAGCTTTTGCTGTAGGAAAGTGTGCTCttcagcaaagaaaaagcaaaataaaACTTTCTAGGCGGAACACCTGTCCCTCCCAAATGaagtagacgggtagaaatccagcgaaccggtaaggaagtatgaagggaattgcctgaGGACGAGAACCGCcaatatttcaaacagagacttCTTCTTCTCCTGGGCGCCCAGAAGAACAAgtagtctctgttcgaaatatcggcggttctcgtcctgaggcaattcccttgaTTCCTACCAAATCAAGCCTGTCCCGCTGCTTTTTATCACTGCGTTGCTAGATTCCCCCACTTCCCTATATAGCTGCCTGCACACTAATGCATGTGCGTAACTATGTGTACTAAAGTGAAAACGTAAAAATACGGTATAATTACACGGCTTTTCCGACGCCCCTCCTCAGGCGATGCTGTGTCTTCGAATTAATGCTCAGTGGGCCTCCTGCTTCGTTTGACCTGCAATAATCATTCAGTATACCAAGGTCATATTATACCAAATTAAAACGAGGACTTGATCGCACAAACAGAAATTGAAATGACTTCCATGGACAGCGCTTTCGCAGTGTCAAACCTATGCGAGCCGATTCAACCAATAAAACAGTGACGCAAAAGGCCACGTGTGACGTGCTTGCACATAGCGTGTTCTGATGTAGCCCTCACAGCGTGTGCAGCACACGAGTGCCCTGTGGTGAGCAAGTGTGCGACAGATACAGCTACAGATACACTGTATGTCCGAGATCAACTGAAGCACTCGGTGACAACAGGACCTAAGCGTATTATGACATCCTGACCCCCAGGTCCGCCCCTACCCTTGAATCACACGGTACGTCGTCAGCGTATGTTGGACTCGAAGTCTACGATGCGGAACGATGGTGCCGTATTCCGTACGTCCAACGTGTGTACGTCCGAAAATGGGTAATGCACGGGCCATCTTTCTCTGGTACTGCGCCCGCGCTCGATTGGCTAACCAGATCACGTGCCATTACATCATTTCATCTTAAAGTGTTCCCTCacgtcttcagaatcctaccgaTTTTATGACGCACCGACGCGGAAATATCACAAAATTATGGTtgctgtttttttcttcttctcttcttctgcttcttcttccagTGTTATGACGCCATAGGGTTTCCAATCTACCCACACGTTTGGCAACATTACTCCTCCAGGGTCGGCGTCCGCCTCAGTTGTTGGCAAACTTCCCAACTTACTACTACCAAAGTGCGAGGAAATGCGGTTTGTTTCTAGGTGAGACACACCAGAGCACATCATGACGTCATCTACTTTTGGAGAATCCGGAACTA
It encodes the following:
- the LOC135399771 gene encoding globin-1-like → MGGILGRLSNHNPRDRRTKMTLRERKAVQATWARFCKDTNNSVTLFIELFTRHPEYKSLFRDFDEVPSSGLSAQPQLVAHAITVEYQLTAMIHYLDDGTLLEGLMRKNAYIHARHRGVFPKQFVNFTQVIKWTLHQKVGDMMSLDAINGWEKFFQMLTSVTKNTFQATMEEANRRRSIGASSIHTTMSQAVSVRTATNVTQSDDLEIT
- the LOC135400556 gene encoding presenilin-1-like, which gives rise to MEDGDLPLSPEEAEDFWDAIEEVLWNVVSLIIAVTCCMSLVATIVYATPPVEVNEAEPPPQLQYTPFPESNVTQSQRTINSFSNAFLFIGVVAMMTCIMVALFYYQCYAIMCIWVMLGSCFILLMSSIIFIWSVFKYFNVPIDIITTAFVIWNFVATGLIVIHRKGPLVLQQAYLIVESAFMAILLLSAVPPATLWIILAIIPIWDMVAVLCAAGPLKILVETAKERKEGLQPGLVFATLVMTVITSVRRVPGGSRRTSLPASSKQPPPSRQPPLPPMYYPEVHAMQQPMQLVQPQWELGSPRREEKPQRLPVPTAKHREVVDEDDDEEESESEGESEGIKMGLGDFVFYSVLVGKVALGGDLVIIATCMVAVIMGMCLTLMMLVVVQKALPALPFSLGLGLIFASFSDAIYNFNVDLVEWQVHV